The Penaeus vannamei isolate JL-2024 chromosome 39, ASM4276789v1, whole genome shotgun sequence genome window below encodes:
- the LOC138860086 gene encoding putative tyrosinase-like protein tyr-3, with translation MHYSWNHFASDPSRPTLVPTVPGVRIGQRIGLSATDVYKLNALYGCLSSPPFSEAPLAAGCEDRDARCGRWAGRGECQRNSAWMHVVCRRACAVCDDPCLDDHIYCAFWAEAGECTTNRSFMLRFCKQSCLACLPAGYDPQCLDQSKHCKFWANSGQCVSNPRYMLENCKKSCKQC, from the exons ATGCACTACAGCTGGAACCACTTCGCCAGTGACCCCTCTCGACCTACCCTCGTGCCCACCGTGCCAGGGGTCAGGATAGGTCAGCGGATCGGCCTGAGTGCG ACAGACGTGTACAAACTGAACGCCTTATATGGGTGTTTATCTTCACCGCCATTTTCGGAAGCTCCCTTGGCCGCTG GCTGCGAGGACCGAGACGCGAGgtgcgggcggtgggcggggaggggcgagTGTCAGCGGAACAGCGCCTGGATGCACGTCGTCTGCCGCCGCGCCTGCGCCGTGTGCG ACGATCCTTGTCTCGATGACCACATATATTGCGCTTTTTGGGCCGAGGCAGGAGAGTGCACCACCAACAGGAGCTTCATGCTGCGATTCTGCAAACAATCGTGTTTAGCATGTCTACCTGCAG GTTATGATCCCCAGTGTTTGGATCAATCTAAACACTGCAAGTTCTGGGCAAATTCAGGCCAGTGTGTCAGTAACCCCAGATATATGTTGGAGAACTGCAAAAAATCGTGTAAACAGTGTTAA